The Methanosarcina acetivorans C2A genome includes the window GGGGATGGCCTGAAAACCGATAAATGCACAAATGTGGAGTTCTACGATAACGAAATCTACCTGCTCGGGCACGACGGGCTCTATGCCAGCGGCTGTTCGGACGTGGAAGCTTACGGCAATACAATAACCTGCAGGACAAACAGTGGCCTCAGGCTTTATAACACAAACAAAGCCAGCTTCCATGACAATGTTATTACCTCGGAGGGCTCAGGAGGAGCAGGCATTGAAATCCAGAAATATAATACTCCTGCGATGGACGATATCGAAGTCTACAACAATGTAATCTATAAAACTGCTCTTGCAGGGATCTGGATTTTCGGTTCAGGATCCTATTCAGCTTCAACGGCAAACGTCCACGTCCACCATAACCAGATATACGATACCGGAACCAAGACCAGTAATAGTATAATCGGAGGAATCGTATCCAACGGGTTTAGCGGGCTCATTGAAAACAACGTGATTGATGGGGCATATGGAGCTGGAATTGTCCAGAAGACTGTTTATTCCCCGGCTCCTTCAGGCTCGGGTTTTCTTCTTACTGTCAGAAATAATATACTTTCAAACTCTAGATCCTCTTCAGGGGGAGGAAGTGGATACGGGATAAACAATGAGCTATCAGGTACCCACTCTTTTGTCCTGCAAAACAACTGCTACTACGGAAGTGCAGGAGGAGATTCCAGAAATGTTCAGCTTTCGGCTTCTGATATAAAAGTAGACCCCCAGTTTGCCGATAGAAGCAGCCACGACTACCACCTGAAATCAATAGCAGGAAGATGGAACGGAAAAAGCTGGATCACTGACAGCGCGAGCTCCCCCTGCATCGATGCAGGATACATCGCTTCGGACTATTCTAAGGAGCCTCAGGACAACGGAGGCAGGATTAACATAGGAACATACGGAAACACCAAGTATGCTTCCAAATCCGGAACAACGGAAGTAGTTACCAATCAGGCTCCTGTACTGAATTCCATCCAGGACGCCACTGTTGAGATCGGAGAGAGCCTTACCTTTACGGTAAGCGCTTCGGATGCAGAAGAGGACAGCCTCAGCTACTCGGCTTCAGGTCTTCCCACAGGTGCAACTTTTGACAGTGAGTCAGGGATTTTTGCCTGGACTCCGGCTGTCGGACAGGAGGGAACATACAGCGTAACCTTTGTGGTAAGCGATGGGGAACTGACGGATTCAGCGACGGCAATCATAAACGTTTCTAAACAGGAAGACACTTCCAAACAGGAAGACCCTTCAACTATAACAGGAGAGGTCTACGATAACCGCCTGCGTGAAGCTTCTCCTGACATCGTCTACCAGAGTTCGCCTTTTATCGATGTCGGCGCAATGAGTATTGGCAGTTACAGAGATATAATGTGGTTTGACCTGAGCGTGTATGCTGATTATAGTGAAGTAAACAGTGCGACCCTTTCTCTCTACTGGTATTATCCTGCTGGAAAAGCAAGACCTGAAGATACTGTGATTGAGATTTACAGGCCTGCCGATTCCTGGAACCCGGACTACGTGAGCTGGAATAAAAAAGACAAAAGGGTTGCCTGGAATAATGCAGGGGGAGACTGGTATGACAGGAACGGAGTCCTGCAGGGAAGCACGCCGTATGCCACAATAACCCTTGAGGGCAGCGACCTTCCTGACAACAGGTATTACGAGCTGGACGTAACTGACCTTGTAAATGAATACATCAGCAGCAAATACGAAAACACTGGATTCCTGATCAAAGCCCGCACGGAAAACAACAATTACATAGCTTTCTACAGCAATGACTGCGGAAACGAAAACCAGAAGCCAAAGCTCACTGTAACTGAAGAGGCTTCTGTAAGCCCGATTGATGTCCAGCCTATTGATGTAACCGTAAGCGGGGCAAAGGACAACCGCCTGCGCGAAGCCTCTGCTGAGAATGTCTACCAGAGTTCGGCTTATGTTGATGTAGGTGCACTCAGTGGAGTTGGAAGATATAGAGATATGATGCAGTTCGATCTGAGCGAGTATGCTGATTACAGTGAAGTAAACAGTGCGACCCTTTTTCTCTACTGGTATTATCCTGCTGGAAAAGCAAGACCTGAAGATACTGTGATTGAGATTTACAGGCCTGCCGATTCCTGGAACCCGGACTACGTGAGCTGGAATAAAAAAGACAAAAGGGTTGCCTGGAATAATGCAGGGGGAGACTGGTATGACAGGAACGGGGTCCTGCAGGGAAGCACGCCGTATGCCACAATAACCCTTGAGGGCAGCGACCTTCCTGACAACAGGTATTACGAGCTGGACGTAACCGACCTTGTAAATGAATACATCAGCGGCAAATATGAAAACACTGGATTCCTGATCAAAGCCCGCACGGAAAACAACAATTACAT containing:
- a CDS encoding disaggregatase related repeat-containing protein gives rise to the protein MVNCLVLSGIPAALCMSSAPVVYVTGDGSGDFNCDGTDDHVQINQALKFVAENSAYTTVYLKGPFTYVIDDTLLIGSNTILEGDSSAKIKLVNNANWESRKPMIKERSTGISGITIRGFTIDGNREGNTNVVSGKGYYNLIHLSSCQNIKVYDMYLTNNHGDGLKTDKCTNVEFYDNEIYLLGHDGLYASGCSDVEAYGNTITCRTNSGLRLYNTNKASFHDNVITSEGSGGAGIEIQKYNTPAMDDIEVYNNVIYKTALAGIWIFGSGSYSASTANVHVHHNQIYDTGTKTSNSIIGGIVSNGFSGLIENNVIDGAYGAGIVQKTVYSPAPSGSGFLLTVRNNILSNSRSSSGGGSGYGINNELSGTHSFVLQNNCYYGSAGGDSRNVQLSASDIKVDPQFADRSSHDYHLKSIAGRWNGKSWITDSASSPCIDAGYIASDYSKEPQDNGGRINIGTYGNTKYASKSGTTEVVTNQAPVLNSIQDATVEIGESLTFTVSASDAEEDSLSYSASGLPTGATFDSESGIFAWTPAVGQEGTYSVTFVVSDGELTDSATAIINVSKQEDTSKQEDPSTITGEVYDNRLREASPDIVYQSSPFIDVGAMSIGSYRDIMWFDLSVYADYSEVNSATLSLYWYYPAGKARPEDTVIEIYRPADSWNPDYVSWNKKDKRVAWNNAGGDWYDRNGVLQGSTPYATITLEGSDLPDNRYYELDVTDLVNEYISSKYENTGFLIKARTENNNYIAFYSNDCGNENQKPKLTVTEEASVSPIDVQPIDVTVSGAKDNRLREASAENVYQSSAYVDVGALSGVGRYRDMMQFDLSEYADYSEVNSATLFLYWYYPAGKARPEDTVIEIYRPADSWNPDYVSWNKKDKRVAWNNAGGDWYDRNGVLQGSTPYATITLEGSDLPDNRYYELDVTDLVNEYISGKYENTGFLIKARTENNNYIAFYSSEAGGENQRPKLNLQLKQ